The Thermoanaerobaculia bacterium genome segment GTGCGGCCGCCCTCGCGGATCGCGAAGCGCAGCCCCTTCTCCATGGCGATCGGCGTGATCAGCTCGATCTCCATCGCCACGTTGTCGCCCGGCATCACCATCT includes the following:
- the tuf gene encoding elongation factor Tu (EF-Tu; promotes GTP-dependent binding of aminoacyl-tRNA to the A-site of ribosomes during protein biosynthesis; when the tRNA anticodon matches the mRNA codon, GTP hydrolysis results; the inactive EF-Tu-GDP leaves the ribosome and release of GDP is promoted by elongation factor Ts; many prokaryotes have two copies of the gene encoding EF-Tu); this encodes MVMPGDNVAMEIELITPIAMEKGLRFAIREGGRTVGAGTITEVIQ